Part of the Desulfonatronovibrio magnus genome is shown below.
GAGTCCAGAAAAATACTGCTGATCATAACTGATGGTGAGCCAGACAGCAGAGTAGAGGCAGAGATAGCCATCAAAGAGGCTATAGACCTGGCTATAGAAGTGGTGTGCCTGGGGATTGAAGATGTTGCCTATCCGGAAATATTCCCAATCTATGAGATCGTGAAGGACGTTAAAGGCTTGCCCCATAAGGCCTTTAACCTGTTTGAACAACTCTTAACCACACAACCATAAAGGAGAAACATATGCTTCAACAGACTAATTTGCCAGAAATCAGAAAGCCCCAGCTTCCCAAGCTGGACGAGCGCTTTATGATCAACCTGAAGGGGAAGGATTTTGTAACGTACGCTGGACTATTGGACCTTGCGCATCAGCAAGGCCTGGTAAAGCTTGAGGTCCAGCCCTTACAGATGCCTACAGAGGACAATGGTTTACAGGCTATCTGCCTCGCTACAGCAGTCACTACAGGAGGCAAGGTATTCTCAGACTTAGGCGACGCCTCTCCCCGAAATACCAATAAGATGGTAGCCGCCCACTTAATCAGAATGGCCAGCACAAGAGCAAAAGCCAGAGTACTTCGAGATATTACGAATATCGGAATCACAGCCCTGGAGGAACTGTCAGGTGAAGAATATCCCAACCATCATAGTGGTAATGGTAATGGCAACGGCAATACCCTACCAGCAATTACAGAAGCCCAAAGAAGAGCCATATCCAACCTGGGCAGGATAAAAGGCTACAGCCACCAAGAACTGGACCAGGTATCAAAAGAGTACTTCAGCAAGGAAGTGTCCAGGCTCAGCGCCCAAGACGCCTCTGAGCTGATCATAAAACTTCAACAGACATAAATAAGGAGCAAAGACATGCGCAGTCACAATAATGGAGGAAACGAGATGGTCATTCAGTTTATCGCTACAGTTATATCCTGCCTCTGGGACGCCTTCGGACCTGACAGCTGCAGGAGGAAATAACCATGTGGAGCGTTATCAAACTGGGCAAATTCCTGGGCGCAGATGTGTCTGAGTCAGAAAGAAGCTTCAAGACCGAACAGCAGGCCCGAGAGTACGCAGCCCTGATAATCAAACTATCCGGTGTGTACGGAGTTATGATCGAGTACTATAACGATTAACCCTGGGGAGGTAGGGATATGCAGGATATACACGGAGTCTCAAAGATAGGCTCCAAGCTCAGGCAGGAGATTCGGAGGAACACAATGAGCTACCACGAGCGAAAGCACTACTTCTGGAAGCGCCAGGCTTATGCCTTGTGGTGTGCTGTTGTAGTCTTGAGTGGCTTGGTAATCCTCTGGTAATGACCGGAGTAAAAAAGAAGGGACGCACGAGTGCCCTTCTTTTTAGTCAAATCTCATTCATCAAAATCCCATTGACTTCCTTGTCCTCAATACCCAGGTAACGCATGGTGACCGCAGGGCTGCTATGATTAAACCGCTTACAGAGAACCTCGAAGCCTACCCCGTACTTGATCCGCTGAATATATCCAAATGTCTTACGCAGGCTATGTGTCCCGTAGTTGCCTCTCAGATTAATAGCCTTGCACCAGGACTTAACGAGTCTATTGGCTGCACTTACAGTTATTGCCCTGCTGCCCTTCTTGCTTTTGAACAGATAGTCATCAGGCTCGAGCCCGGCACCGGCCAGGTAGTCCTCCAAAGCTCTATGCACAGACCTATTGATCAGCAAAATATTGTCCTTGTCCGTCTTCTGCTCACGGATACGTAGTGTCTCTCCAGGCCTCAAACCTTGAACTTGCTTCACCTTCAGCTTCAGGATATCTCCGATCCGCAAGCCATTGTTGATTCCTATGGTAAACAGCAGCAAGTCTCTCGGCTTATTTTGGAGCAACTGCTTGATGGCTTTGATGTCTTCCAGGTTTCTTATGGGCTCAACTTTTATGGAGCTGCCCTTTTGTGGATGGTTTGTCATAGGTTCAAGCTATATCAACTAAAATGAAATTAAGTCAATAATAATTTGCGTTTACCTACCAAAGTGAAGGTAGTGGGGTTGGGGGGCTACAAGTACAACGCTGATTTTATTGGATATTTTTTATCTAAAAAGCTTAATATCAACTTTTGGACAAAAGTTGGTATTTAATCTTCTTGCAATGTTTCAAGCCCTGAGATATCTATCCATTATGTCATTTGAAATTCCATCCCCACACGATGTAGGCTTCAAGACCTTTTTCCAGGATAAAGAGCTGGTCCGGGATTTCATCAACCACTACATACCAGATGAAATCAAGTCATATCTGGATCTGTCAGTAATAGAAATTGATATCAGCGGGTTTGTAGCTGAAGAGTTTAAAGAGTTCCGCACTGACGTGGTTGTGAGAGTGCAACTAAAAAATAGCGATCAGATGGCAGATCTCTATTTCCTGTTTGAGCATAAAAGTTACCCAGACAGGTACGCCCGCCTTCAAGCTCTTCACTATTCGGTCCAGAAATGGATGAATCTGTACAGACGAAATAAGCTCGGCGGCTACTTGCCTATAGTTATCCCTGTGATTATTTATCATGGTGTAAGCGAATGGACATTCAGCCACGAATTTGAAGACTATTTTGAAATACCCCATGAATCATTCAGGGTTTTTGTTCCTAAATTCAGGCATTTGCTGCATGACATAACCCATATGAGAGACGAGGCTTTCAAAACCTCTATCCTTATGGAAATATTTCACCTGCTTTTTAAGTACATACACTTCCCTGAGCTGGACATAAAGTTGCAGGAAATATTTGACTTGCTTGAGCAGCTGCCTGATGAGGACAAGAGAAAAGAATATCTGTTTAATATTTTGAAATACGTACTGGCATCTGGCTCCTTGAGTGAGGAGCGGGTAACTGAGCATACCAGACGATTTCCAGGAGGTAAGGATATGGTAGGAGTAGCAATGCAAGAAATTGAAAAAAGGGTTGAGCAAGCAAGGAGACCTTATTGGGAGGGTGTTGCT
Proteins encoded:
- a CDS encoding Rpn family recombination-promoting nuclease/putative transposase, with the protein product MSFEIPSPHDVGFKTFFQDKELVRDFINHYIPDEIKSYLDLSVIEIDISGFVAEEFKEFRTDVVVRVQLKNSDQMADLYFLFEHKSYPDRYARLQALHYSVQKWMNLYRRNKLGGYLPIVIPVIIYHGVSEWTFSHEFEDYFEIPHESFRVFVPKFRHLLHDITHMRDEAFKTSILMEIFHLLFKYIHFPELDIKLQEIFDLLEQLPDEDKRKEYLFNILKYVLASGSLSEERVTEHTRRFPGGKDMVGVAMQEIEKRVEQARRPYWEGVAKLENAQETLIDLATEVYGPIPGMLQVKIKSIQSIENLRALNRKIIRTESLDEFTEMVNTAALN
- a CDS encoding site-specific integrase — translated: MTNHPQKGSSIKVEPIRNLEDIKAIKQLLQNKPRDLLLFTIGINNGLRIGDILKLKVKQVQGLRPGETLRIREQKTDKDNILLINRSVHRALEDYLAGAGLEPDDYLFKSKKGSRAITVSAANRLVKSWCKAINLRGNYGTHSLRKTFGYIQRIKYGVGFEVLCKRFNHSSPAVTMRYLGIEDKEVNGILMNEI